A single Saccharolobus shibatae B12 DNA region contains:
- the treZ gene encoding malto-oligosyltrehalose trehalohydrolase — protein sequence MTFGYKIDGNEVIFTLWAPYQKSVKLKVLEKGLYEMERDDKGYFTITLNNVKVGDRYKYVLDDASEIPDPASRYQPEGVHGPSQIIQESKEFNNETFLKKEDLIIYEIHVGTFAPEGTFEGVIRKLDYLKDLGITAIEIMPIAQFPGKRDWGYDGVYLYAVQNSYGGPEGFRKLVDEAHMKGLGVILDVVYNHVGPEGNYMVKLGPYFSQKYKTPWGLTFNFDDAESDEVRKFILENVEYWIKEYNVDGFRLDAVHSIIDTSPKHILEEIADVVHKYNRIVIAESDLNDPRVVNPKEKCGYNIDAQWVDDFHHSIHAYLTGERQGYYLDFGNLDNIVKSYKDVFVYDGKYSKFRRKTHGKPVGELDGCNFVVYIQNHDQVGNRGKGERIIKLVDKESYKIAAALYILSPYIPMIFMGEEYGEQNPFYFFSDFSDTKLIQGLREGRKKENGQDTDPQDESTFNASKLSWKIDEEIFSFYKILIKMRNELSIACDRRVYVENGENWLIIKGREYLSLCVFSRSSIEVKYSGTLLLSSNNSFPQHIEEGKYEFDKGFALYKL from the coding sequence ATGACGTTTGGTTATAAAATAGATGGAAATGAGGTAATCTTTACCTTATGGGCACCTTATCAAAAGAGCGTTAAACTAAAGGTTCTAGAGAAGGGACTTTACGAAATGGAAAGAGATGATAAAGGTTACTTCACCATTACCTTAAACAACGTAAAGGTTGGAGATAGGTATAAATACGTTTTAGATGATGCTAGTGAAATACCAGATCCAGCATCTAGATATCAACCAGAAGGTGTACATGGGCCTTCACAAATTATACAAGAAAGTAAAGAGTTCAACAACGAGACTTTTCTGAAGAAAGAGGACTTGATAATTTATGAAATACACGTGGGGACTTTCGCTCCAGAGGGAACGTTTGAGGGAGTGATAAGGAAACTTGACTACTTAAAGGATTTGGGAATTACGGCAATAGAGATAATGCCAATAGCTCAATTCCCTGGGAAAAGGGATTGGGGTTATGATGGAGTTTATTTATATGCCGTACAGAACTCTTATGGAGGGCCAGAAGGTTTTAGAAAGTTAGTTGATGAAGCGCACATGAAAGGTTTAGGAGTTATTTTAGACGTAGTATACAACCACGTTGGACCAGAGGGAAACTATATGGTTAAATTGGGGCCATATTTCTCACAGAAATACAAAACGCCATGGGGATTAACCTTTAACTTTGACGATGCTGAAAGCGATGAGGTTAGAAAGTTCATCTTAGAAAACGTTGAGTACTGGATTAAGGAATATAACGTTGATGGGTTTAGATTAGATGCAGTTCATTCAATTATTGACACTTCTCCTAAGCATATCTTGGAGGAAATAGCTGACGTTGTGCATAAGTATAATAGGATTGTCATAGCCGAAAGTGATTTAAACGATCCTAGAGTCGTTAATCCCAAGGAAAAGTGTGGATATAATATTGATGCTCAATGGGTGGATGATTTCCACCATTCTATTCACGCGTACTTAACTGGTGAGAGGCAAGGCTATTATCTGGATTTCGGTAACCTTGACAATATAGTTAAATCATATAAGGACGTTTTCGTATATGATGGTAAGTACTCCAAATTTAGAAGGAAAACTCACGGAAAACCAGTTGGTGAGCTAGATGGATGCAATTTCGTAGTTTATATACAAAATCATGATCAGGTCGGAAATAGAGGTAAAGGTGAAAGAATAATTAAATTAGTCGACAAGGAAAGCTATAAGATTGCTGCAGCTCTCTATATTCTTTCTCCATACATTCCAATGATTTTCATGGGAGAGGAATACGGTGAGCAAAATCCATTTTATTTCTTTTCTGATTTTTCAGACACTAAACTAATACAAGGATTAAGGGAAGGGAGAAAAAAGGAAAATGGGCAAGATACTGACCCTCAAGATGAGTCAACTTTTAACGCTTCTAAACTGAGTTGGAAGATTGACGAGGAAATCTTTTCATTTTACAAGATTTTAATAAAAATGAGAAATGAGTTGAGCATAGCGTGTGATAGGAGAGTATACGTCGAGAATGGCGAAAATTGGTTAATCATAAAGGGAAGAGAGTACTTATCACTCTGCGTTTTCTCTAGATCATCTATTGAAGTTAAGTACAGTGGAACTTTACTTTTGTCCTCAAATAATTCATTCCCTCAGCATATTGAAGAAGGTAAGTATGAGTTTGATAAGGGATTTGCTTTATATAAACTTTAG
- the glgX gene encoding glycogen debranching protein GlgX: MSIFFRTRDRPLRPGDPYPLGSNWIEDEDGVNFSLFSENAEKVELFLYSQTNQKYPKEIIEVKNKTGDIWHVFIPGLRPGQLYAYRVYGPYKPELGLRFNPNKVLIDPYAKAINGNVIWNDAVFGYKIGDQNQDLSYDERDSSEYVPKSVVINPYFEWDDENFIKGKKVPLKDTVIYEVHVKGFTKLRLDLPENLRGTYEGLASEQMISYLKDLGITTVELMPVFHFIDQRFLIDKGLTNYWGYDPINFFSPECRYSSSGCLGEQVISFKRMVNKLHNAGIEVIIDVVYNHTAEGNHLGPTLSFRGIDNTAYYMLQPDNKRYYLDFTGTGNTLNLSHPRVIQMVLDSLRYWVTEMHVDGFRFDLAAALARELYSVNMLNTFFIALQQDPILSQVKLIAEPWDVGQGGYQVGNFPYQWAEWNGKYRDSIRRFWRGEALPYSEIANRLLGSPDIYLGNNKTPFASINYVTSHDGFTLEDLVSYNQKHNEANGFNNQDGMNENYSWNCGTEGTTNDQNVIMCREKQKRNFMITLLVSQGTPMILGGDELSRTQRGNNNAFCQDNEITWFDWNLDERKSKFLEFVKKMIQFYKAHPVFRRERYFQGKKLFGMPLKDVTFYTSDGKEVDEKTWNSPTQTVIFVLEGSVMDEINIYGERIADDSFLIILNANPNNVKVKFPKGKWELVVGSYLREIKPEERIVDGEKELEIEGRTALVYRRTEL; this comes from the coding sequence ATGTCGATATTCTTCAGAACTAGGGATAGACCTTTACGTCCTGGAGATCCGTATCCATTAGGTTCAAATTGGATAGAAGATGAGGATGGCGTAAATTTTTCTTTATTCTCAGAAAACGCAGAAAAAGTTGAATTATTCCTTTACTCCCAGACAAATCAAAAATATCCAAAGGAGATAATAGAGGTTAAAAACAAAACTGGAGATATTTGGCATGTATTCATCCCAGGACTGAGACCTGGGCAACTTTACGCATATAGGGTTTATGGTCCTTATAAACCAGAGTTAGGATTAAGGTTTAATCCAAATAAGGTTTTAATAGATCCTTACGCTAAGGCCATAAATGGTAATGTAATTTGGAACGATGCGGTATTTGGATATAAGATAGGAGATCAAAATCAAGATTTAAGTTATGACGAGAGGGATTCAAGCGAATATGTCCCTAAAAGTGTTGTGATTAATCCATACTTTGAATGGGATGATGAAAATTTCATTAAGGGAAAGAAAGTTCCATTAAAGGATACCGTAATTTATGAAGTTCACGTGAAAGGGTTTACAAAACTCAGATTAGATTTGCCGGAAAATTTAAGGGGAACTTACGAAGGTTTGGCCTCAGAACAAATGATCAGCTATCTCAAAGATTTGGGGATTACTACTGTAGAATTAATGCCAGTTTTCCACTTTATTGATCAAAGATTTCTAATAGATAAAGGACTAACAAATTACTGGGGATATGATCCAATAAACTTCTTTTCCCCGGAATGTAGATATTCCAGTAGCGGCTGTTTAGGAGAACAAGTAATCAGTTTCAAGAGAATGGTAAACAAATTGCATAACGCAGGAATTGAAGTTATAATTGATGTGGTTTACAATCACACCGCTGAGGGAAATCACTTAGGACCAACGTTGAGTTTCAGAGGAATTGATAATACGGCATATTATATGCTCCAACCGGACAATAAGAGATATTATTTAGATTTCACTGGCACTGGAAATACGTTAAACCTTAGCCATCCTAGAGTTATTCAGATGGTCCTAGATAGCTTAAGGTATTGGGTTACGGAAATGCACGTAGATGGCTTTAGATTTGACCTAGCTGCAGCTTTAGCTAGGGAATTGTATAGCGTTAATATGTTAAATACGTTCTTCATTGCACTACAGCAAGACCCAATATTGTCACAAGTAAAACTGATAGCTGAACCTTGGGATGTAGGACAAGGAGGATATCAAGTTGGGAATTTCCCATATCAATGGGCGGAATGGAATGGAAAGTATAGGGATTCTATAAGGAGATTTTGGAGAGGAGAAGCGTTACCCTATAGCGAGATTGCTAACAGGCTATTAGGTTCACCAGACATCTACTTAGGTAATAATAAAACACCATTTGCAAGTATAAACTACGTAACTTCGCACGATGGTTTCACATTAGAAGATTTAGTTAGTTATAATCAAAAACACAATGAAGCGAACGGATTTAATAATCAAGATGGAATGAACGAGAACTACAGTTGGAATTGTGGTACAGAAGGAACTACAAATGACCAAAACGTAATTATGTGCAGAGAGAAACAAAAAAGGAACTTCATGATAACATTACTCGTTAGCCAAGGAACTCCTATGATATTAGGAGGAGATGAGCTAAGCAGGACACAAAGAGGAAATAATAACGCGTTTTGCCAGGACAACGAGATAACTTGGTTTGATTGGAATTTGGATGAGAGGAAATCAAAATTCTTGGAGTTTGTTAAAAAAATGATCCAATTTTATAAAGCACATCCGGTATTCAGAAGGGAAAGATATTTTCAAGGAAAGAAATTATTCGGCATGCCACTAAAAGATGTAACATTTTACACTTCAGACGGTAAGGAAGTTGATGAGAAAACATGGAATTCTCCAACGCAAACAGTTATTTTCGTGTTAGAGGGGAGCGTAATGGATGAGATTAACATATACGGAGAGAGAATTGCGGATGATTCATTCTTAATAATACTTAACGCAAATCCCAATAACGTAAAAGTGAAGTTTCCAAAAGGTAAATGGGAACTAGTTGTTGGTTCTTATTTGAGAGAGATAAAACCAGAAGAAAGAATTGTAGATGGTGAGAAGGAATTGGAAATTGAGGGAAGAACAGCATTAGTTTATAGGAGGACAGAACTATGA